The DNA window ATACTGGTAGTTCTATTGTCTGGATGCTCCAACGGTATCAGATCCTCAAACTCCGGGCCcattgttgaattttaaAGTTTTGATGGTGATTGCAAGCTGGAGAAGAGATTTCTAAAAGGTTCGAGACAATTTGGTGGACACCACGCGATATATATAGAGGTACTTTTGTGTGTTTGCTCCCACGACCAAAGTgcgtgtgtgtgtgtgtgtgtttgCGTCtttgttgtatttgttgCGAAATTACACAATATCACTATCATAAACACATACAATTTATTTCGAATAACTATCTGAAAACAATAACTGGCACTACATACACATAAAAGAAGAGAATTTTAAAAAccataaaaaaattgagaaaCAATCCCACAAAGAAATACGTTGTCCTGGGTGGCAACTTTAGCGTTTTCCAATTCCAAGCTCTTTGTACTTTTCTTGTAAATAGTTTTCATCATTCAAGTACTTTAAATCACCAACTGGTCGTTCGCCCATAACACTTATTCTATAAGCGTGACGAATTTCTGGCTCATCAAAGTCAACGCATGGAGAATGAATTGTGGTTGAGTTGTTCCATAAAACAACGGTATTCTCCTCCCAGGTGACTCTAATTTGCAAATCTTGGGCCTTTTCTATATGGTCATACAAGAATGCCAACAAGTAGTCCAGCTCATCTTCCTTCAACTCAACAATACGTCTTCCGAATTCCTTGTTCAAATACAAGTGCTTTTGTTTGGTCAATGGGTTAACTCTAACAAGCGGATGAATATTCGCTTCGGGCTCTCTTCTGATTATTCCACCAGCCAGTTTGTTATTTGCAGCCTGCTCAATCGATGAATGCAAGATATGCAATCCTTCCAATCTTTCTTTCATGGCAGGACTTAAACGGTTGTATGCTTCAACTGTATTAGCAAATAATGTGTCTCCACCAGCGTCTGGCAATTGTAAACACGAGAACAAAGTCAACTGCAATGCATTCAATGAATATGAACAGTCAGAATGCCatgatattgaattggTTCTGTCAGCAAAAACACTATCAATTTCTTCCTGTGATGCACCACGAAAGCAGACATGCAATTCAGGGAACCCTTCTGGAGAGCCACTAGTGGCATGTTTATACAATGGGCCAAAATAGCGAGCAAAATCAACTGCAGCTTGAGGTCCACCTTGGTTGAAATCTTGGTTTCTGAAAACAACAACGCCTCTTTCAGCAACAAAACGGGAAAGGTCGTTTTTCGCAGCATCAGACAACTGTGAAAGCTGAATACCAGTTATCACAGAACCTAGTTTGGGGCTCAACCTTTTAACCTTGTAATCCCCTCCAGCAGGGAACAAGTTGGACAACAAAGGATCAGCGGCATGTCCTTTATCATGATATTGCTCAAACTTGTAAGATGGGAACTTTTGGTTTGGGTTCCATGTGGGCAAGAATTCAGGGTATAAAGCTAAAGATTTGTTGTGATCACTCACAGTAAATGAGCCTTTGCTGGTTTTACCAACATGAGATCTTTGAAATTGAGAAGCGTCGTATTTAGTAGTATCTGCAACTGGTGCcattttgatgatttatccCAAGAACTTCAAAACTCGGTGAAAACAAGAAGATGTGctagaaagaaagaaggaaagaaaagaaaaaaatgaagaagaggaCTGGTTGGAGAAGCAACTGAAGTGAATAAATATGACGAAACAGAAGTCCACCATTTCATATTGTTTCATTATCTGGGTGCAAACACATTTTGTTAGCGTTGGTCATGTGACTGGAAACTGTGGCTGGTACCAGCCGTGAAAACTCCACGATTTTTCAATGTTCTTCTTCCAAAGCCATAGATGGAattttaagaaaaaaaaaaacaaaacaacacaaaacaaaacaaaaaccaatatCCAGAAGATGATAATAGTGATTGCTCAAAATGGAATATTTGGGCTATGCATGTTTCTGTAGGTTTTTGGTAGTTAGTAGAATTTTGGCTGTGTGGTGAATCAAGTTACGAAAATAAACAAGTGCACgctagaaaaaaaaaaaaaaaagtacaATAGATGTATAGTTCAGGATCAGAAATGTATCAGCTACTAGCATGTGGATCGAATGGGAACTACCAATTAGGAATAAACAGCGATGAAGATCAGGATTCTTTGAAAGCAGCATTCTTTAATATAGACGGCAAAATAACTTCAGATGTCCCTGGAAAGCCAGTAAAAATAGCTGGCGGAGGAAATCATACATTAGTAATTCTAGACACTGGCGAAGTTTTCAGTTGTGGAAACAATGAATTTGGTCAATGTGGACTCCCTAGAGCTAAGAGCTTGagtatttttcaaaaaatacCAGGAGATGACTGGCTCGATATTTCGTGTGGGTGGGAGTTTTCGATTTTGGTGAAACAAAATGGACAGGTGTATGCATGCGGAAGAGGACTAAAAGGCGAGTTAGGGCTTGGGAAAGAAAGATTAGAAAGTGAACTTACTTATTCCGCCACTGTTGACGGGTTCAAGAAAATAGAATCTTGCATGCAGCACACAATTATTCAGACAACCAGTAGTCTAGTAGGTTGGGGTAACAGCAGAAAGGGACAGTTGGGCGAAACCGAAGACAAGATAATGTGGACCCCAACAACCTTGCGATTTGGTGTGGGGTGTATAGATTTCAGTCTAGGGAGGGAGTTTACCGCAATACAGACAGGCAAAAACAGTATAGAGATATTTGGCAAGTTgtcaatcaaaaatattcCCGAGTCCATAGGAGTGGCCAGAGTTGAAGCCATGTGGTCTTCCGTTCATGTACTATTGGAGTCAAACGTGGTCCGGTCATTTGGCAACAATAGTCACGATCAATTGTTTCCAGACGATTCGAGTGTTGCAGTTGAAGAATATGCCATTGGCAGTGAACATGGGTTGGTTAAATCGGGAAACATAGTTTATGCCTGGGGGTGGTCTGAGCACGGGAATTGTGGGACATCAAATGTTTCTGATAAAGTGACGTTCGGTTATCTTAACAAGTTGTACACTGGGTCTGCAAAAGTAGTACTTATTGGCGCTGGCTGTGCCACAAGTTGGGTTATGGTTGAGAAATAGATGCTACATTAATagaattcaaatatatCGATGTTTCTTCTCCAAATTCACCTATGagataatttataaatccCGAAAGATGGAAAATATGTCCATCGACGTTGTTCTAGGACTATCACTCTCAATAACAAATTAGAAAGAGGCCAAATTCATTCTTCTTAAAAGCGATTATCCATTTGATTAGTATTGAGAAGAAAGTGTGTTAAAATCgtaagaaaaaattttttttttttgtttgtttctcTTCTCTTCGAAGAAGTTCGGTAGAAGGACAAATGTGTGTGTCTACCAACTGACTACTCTtctaccaaaaaaaaaaaagaaaaataaagaacTGGTACTATCTTATCACTATCTAATCACACAGTTTCTGGTTGAGAGTCACCAATTACTTGTCTttatcctttttttttttctagcAAATAATCAGCAATGAGTATTTTTGGGGCAGTTTGTCTGGGAAGACCAATGGTGTTGGCAGAACAAGTTGACCAAACAAAgtttgttttcaatattgCGAACGCCTCCAACATATCATACATTACCATTTTCATCTTGCCCAATTCGCCCTTTGTCGATAATAATTACACTGCGTTAATATATTTCCAATTACCCCAAAGTGGAGGTAGCTCACctgaatataaattattggGAGGGATCAATCCAAACAAGCCATCAGCGATATAtaaattgaacaataacACTAACAAAGGTTCGAAGTCAGCCGATGACATAGACATGGACATGAATGACGGGGGTCCCATTGATTTGAGTGACAAAACTACTATTAACATTGGTATTTCCATTGAGCCTACAGCGCAAGCAGAGCAGTTGATCCAACAGTCGAAATTATCCAACAGCACATCATTGGTGCCTGCAAACAAAACCACGGGAACCAGCTCCGCAGCCACTACAACGAGTCTGCCTAACGAGACTGCAAAGATGGCAAATAAGATTGTTGGGCATGCTTACAATTATTTGGCTAGTTTCATAGATGCGTCGGGGAAGGTACCCATTAAAGCATTTGACAACTGGTGGGATAAATTCAAGACAAAGTTGCATAACAAcccaaattttttgaacGAATTACAAGAATGAATAAAGTATACAGCAATTGGGTACTTTGTTTAGAAACGAAGAATAGTTGCAAATTTGTAAATACACGGTTATTGACAAAAGTTATAGCTCTGTGTATGGGTATATCTAgggtttttttgttgtccGAGGCAAATATATTCCTTGCAGCCACGTGACATAAACAAGATCGTAAATAATAACTATTGTGGTctagcaacaacaacagcaacgGTAGTAATTTCTTTGTGGGCTTGATTGATGAATGACGACGATTTGTCACTTTTCAAGTATCGACACTTTTGTCGTCACAGCCCGTGCCATCGCCACATCATAAACACAAACAAAAGGACGGATGTGTGAGCTATCACTTGCATTGGTAAGGAGATCACCATATACTTTTCTGACTCAAACACTTTTCCTGGCTTTTAGGTTATATTGCTGGATCGACAAAATCGCATCATGTTGCTAAATGGCAAAAATTATGGTTGCCTGGTCACGTGCTATTACCTCATTGTGGTTTGTAAGACGGAGTTAGCTGTATAGTGtgtaatttctttttttttttttttttcccttttgTCGGTAAATGGACTCGCTTTGTTTgattgtattgtattgttaGTGTGGCGGcggtttttcttttttctttcttttttttcttgtattTCTAagcaagaaagaaaaaaaaaaccaaaaaatttttcaaacttGTAACACAGATTTAAAAACAcgaaaaatataaaagtGCCCCATGATTACCTATttagcaaaaaaaaaaaaaaagaaagaaagaaagaaagactTTTCCTTTTAGGTATTACTTCAACCTCGGATTACTAATCTTTAGGCATAATATAGTTTAAAAGTCCAACCTTTTTATCTATATATTTCGGTATAAAGTCCAACCTTTTGCTTCACATATACAAACAAGAactaattattttttgtctCATCACATAATGACTATTGAATCAAGCACTAACTATTCTTTCGGCACCAAGGCTATCCATGCTGGAGCACCCCTTGATCCTTCGACTGGTGCTGTCATTGAACCAATTTCACTTTCAACTACTTTTGCTCAATCAGAGCCATCCAAGCCATTGGGTATTTACGAATACTCCAGATCTTCTAACCCAAATAGAGACAACTTTGAAAATGCTGTTGCCGCATTGGAAAATGCCAAGTACGCCATTGCGTTATCATCTGGCTCTGCCACTACTGCTTTGGTTATTCAATCATTACCAATAAACTCGCACATTGTTTCGAGCGGGGACGTTTATGGAGGAACTCACAGATACTTTACCCAAGTCGCCAATACACATGGTGTTGAAGCTCAATTCGTTGGTAATTTAGTAGAAGATTTACAAGGTGCATTGAGAGAAAACACCAGATTGGTGTGGTTGGAAACCCCATCCAATCCAACATTACAGGTTACTGACATTGCCAAGGTGAAATCTATTTTGGCCGACCATGAGGCTAAGACCGGTAACAAAGTCTTGTTGGTTGTCGACAACACTTTCTTATCACCATATCTTTCTAATCCTTTGACCCACGGTGCTGATGTTGTTGTGCACTCAGTCACAAAGTACATTAATGGACATTCTGATGTTGTTATGGGAGTCTTGGCAACCAACAATTCTCAATTGCACGAAAGGTTTAGATTTTTACAAAATGCAATTGGTTCAATTCCTTCCCCATTTGACTCATGGTTGGCACACAGAGGGTTGAAGACATTACACTTGAGAGTGAGACAAGCATCCAACTCTGCTCAAAGAATTGCCGAATACTTGAGTCAACATTCTGCTGTGTTGAAGGTCAACTATCCGGGGTTGAAATCTCATAAGAACCACGATGTTGTTTTACGTCAACAAAGAGACGGTTTAGGTGGTGGTATGATTTCATTTAGAATTGCCGGTGGAGCCAAAGGTGCTGCAGTATTTACTTCGTCCACAAAATTGTTTACTTTGGCTGAATCATTGGGTGGTATTGAGTCATTGATCGAAGTCCCAGCAATCATGACACACGGTGGTATTCCAAAGGAAGAAAGAGAAGCCAATGGAGTTTACGATGACTTGGTTAGAGTGTCGGTTGGTATTGAAGACACCGAGGATTTGTTGAAAGATATTGAACAAGCTTTGCAAAAGGTAGCTTCCGTTTGAGGATGTCATTGCAATGTATATAATGATTGTATATTATGACAGAAATGGTTTATACAGGAATGTTTTAATAGAAATATCGCTTATACTATGATAGAAAATCGGAAAGACAACTAAGAATGTAGTGTTTGCCCTTTGTCATTGGTTATTGATGGGGCCTGAGCACAGTAGTAATAAGATCAGTTGAGGAAACTCTAGGTGGCTTATTGTTTGGCAAACCCAAATTTCGCAACCAAATAATGTTTAGCAACGATACACTACTAATTAAGGTTACACTACCGCAAtggaaggaaaaaaaaaaaaaaaaaaaaaaacagaatcTAAAGAACACGACTACAATTGCCACACTGAAAAAAGGCAAATAGCTCATAGCAACTTCTTATTGTATATTTTTATGAAATTTTCTGTTTTAGTATTACTTGCCAGTTATTTAGTTGGTGTGAGTTCTCTGATTGTTGATACATCAGAGGAATTAATTTGTCCAGATCCTGAAAACCCTTTAGATTGTTATCCTAAATTGTTTGTTCCAACGAACGAGTGGCAAACCATTAAGCGAGGACAAGATATACCACTGGGGTTGCACGTTAGGTTGAATATAGATACATTAGAGAAAGAGGCCAAGCTAATGAGTACCGACGGAAAAGACGAACCAGTTCAAGAAGTGGTTGTTGGTGGGGAATTACAAGATCATTCGAAAGAAGCCATCAGTGAGAATTTACAAAAACTACATGAACGGAAACATCCACAAGTAAAACAGGAGCACGCTCTTCGTACAAAGGTTAGCAAGGGAGATTTAAGTAACTTTGACGCAGCTTGTCTGGAAGTTGAAAATTTCAAGCCACATGAGAGTGACTTGGAAAGATTGCATTTGGCACTAGATACTTTAGAAGAACTAAGTCATGACATCGAATTTGGTGTCAAATTGACTTCAGACAAGACCACATTTCAGAGTCTTCTCAACATTGCCAATAGTGTTTCTGATCCGAAAGTAACTGAAAAGGTGTATCGTGTAATGGGGTCTAGTTTGAGAAATAACCCTGAAGCAATTAGCAACATCTTGACTAATTTTGACAAGAGTTATGTGGATAATTTGTTTGAACACTTGCCgaatgaagatgatgtACTTCAAAAGAGAATTTTGGGTATAATACAAGCTTTAGTGCAAAATAGCCATTTTGCAAGACAGTATTTTTCGTTTGATCACAGCTCTGgtttaaatgatttaatagCTATTTTTCCCAAACTCGGGTCCAGCTCCAAGGCAAGGGCAAGCAATATTTTGGAGGATTTGCAATTGTTCCCTGCCACAAACGATAGAAGGTCAATTGAAGATCAAGATCCTGAATCTCAAGTTTCaaaattcattcaaaacTCGTTTGTTGGAAATAAACTCGACGAGAAAAACTTTAAACCTTATTTTGATCAACTAGTGAGTTTGCATGAGCTGAATAAGAGCTTGCGACCAAGTGGCGACTTTCTCAGTTGGTTGGCTGAAGAAGCTGAGTCACGTAAagagaacaaaaaaagaaacgaCTATTCCCAAGAAGACCAAGAGTTTGATGAGTACATGTTGCGAGCACGTCATGAAGTATTTGGCAATCCAATGGGATTAAGAAAGGCAATTGCTGACGAGTTGTAGAGGACATCCATAGATCTGTATCCGTTATATCGAATTAGATAGTTTTATGTACATTATCGTTtgtcttttcttttttctttctgaATCTTCCAATATTACATTAAAACTGAAAATAAAGTACACGATGATGGACGAAATAaaaatagttttatttcaatgtttttttttttctttatgCTGTGATCTTGAAATGCCTATTGATTCGTTTAATCGAATAAACCGAAACCCATGTCATCATCAGATTCTTCAGcagcttcttcttcagcaGCTTCCTCAGCGGCTTCACCACCAGCTGCAGCAGAAGCACCACcggcagcagcagcaggGGCACCAGTTGGAACAGAGGATAATTTTTCGTTACCttcaacaatcaattcttcaacgTTCTTACCGTCCAATTCGCtgatcaatttttcaactttttcttcttcgaTTTCAATATTAGCAGCTGACAAAACAGCTTTGACATCGGCAGCAGATGGAGTGGCGTTACCGGCattaactaataataaGTAAGCAGCTAAGTATTTCACTATATTCTTGTTAGTaatatgaaaatgataCAATTACATTTCATGATATATGAATAACCCCAAGATACATCTAAAAGTGGGACTATCAACATGCAGTgattaacaaaaaaaaaaaaagcgaCTACTTCATGATGTCTTGCAAATAGTGTCAAATAAATTGTACAacttgatttgatttgatttggttcTCATAGTCGTCGTGAACCTGAAATGGGGTCATCTCTTTAAAATGGGCGATAATACTATCAAATTGAACCAATGCACTGATTTAAACTGTGCCAATACTATCCACATGTAATATCTCTTCATATATCAATCCTTGCTATTGCTGTTACATACTTGTTGATCTATACTGTTGTTGTCTGGTATAATGGTTTCTGAGATTtcagtattttttttttt is part of the Candida dubliniensis CD36 chromosome R, complete sequence genome and encodes:
- a CDS encoding alpha-ketoglutarate-dependent sulfonate dioxygenase, putative (Similar to S. cerevisiae JLP1), producing the protein MAPVADTTKYDASQFQRSHVGKTSKGSFTVSDHNKSLALYPEFLPTWNPNQKFPSYKFEQYHDKGHAADPLLSNLFPAGGDYKVKRLSPKLGSVITGIQLSQLSDAAKNDLSRFVAERGVVVFRNQDFNQGGPQAAVDFARYFGPLYKHATSGSPEGFPELHVCFRGASQEEIDSVFADRTNSISWHSDCSYSLNALQLTLFSCLQLPDAGGDTLFANTVEAYNRLSPAMKERLEGLHILHSSIEQAANNKSAGGIIRREPEANIHPLVRVNPLTKQKHLYLNKEFGRRIVELKEDESDYLLAFLYDHIEKAQDLQIRVTWEENTVVLWNNSTTIHSPCVDFDEPEIRHAYRISVMGERPVGDLKYLNDENYLQEKYKELGIGKR
- a CDS encoding alpha-tubulin suppressor, putative (Similar to S. cerevisiae ATS1;~In S. cerevisiae: required, with Elongator complex, Kti11p, and Kti12p, for modification of wobble nucleosides in tRNA; has a potential role in regulatory interactions between microtubules and the cell cycle.), producing MYSSGSEMYQLLACGSNGNYQLGINSDEDQDSLKAAFFNIDGKITSDVPGKPVKIAGGGNHTLVILDTGEVFSCGNNEFGQCGLPRAKSLSIFQKIPGDDWLDISCGWEFSILVKQNGQVYACGRGLKGELGLGKERLESELTYSATVDGFKKIESCMQHTIIQTTSSLVGWGNSRKGQLGETEDKIMWTPTTLRFGVGCIDFSLGREFTAIQTGKNSIEIFGKLSIKNIPESIGVARVEAMWSSVHVLLESNVVRSFGNNSHDQLFPDDSSVAVEEYAIGSEHGLVKSGNIVYAWGWSEHGNCGTSNVSDKVTFGYLNKLYTGSAKVVLIGAGCATSWVMVEK
- a CDS encoding overproducer of inositol protein, putative (Similar to S. cerevisiae OPI10;~possible role in phospholipid biosynthesis), with the protein product MSIFGAVCSGRPMVLAEQVDQTKFVFNIANASNISYITIFILPNSPFVDNNYTALIYFQLPQSGGSSPEYKLLGGINPNKPSAIYKLNNNTNKGSKSADDIDMDMNDGGPIDLSDKTTINIGISIEPTAQAEQLIQQSKLSNSTSLVPANKTTGTSSAATTTSSPNETAKMANKIVGHAYNYLASFIDASGKVPIKAFDNWWDKFKTKLHNNPNFLNELQE
- a CDS encoding cystathionine gamma-lyase, putative (Similar to S. cerevisiae CYS3): MTIESSTNYSFGTKAIHAGAPLDPSTGAVIEPISLSTTFAQSEPSKPLGIYEYSRSSNPNRDNFENAVAALENAKYAIALSSGSATTALVIQSLPINSHIVSSGDVYGGTHRYFTQVANTHGVEAQFVGNLVEDLQGALRENTRLVWLETPSNPTLQVTDIAKVKSILADHEAKTGNKVLLVVDNTFLSPYLSNPLTHGADVVVHSVTKYINGHSDVVMGVLATNNSQLHERFRFLQNAIGSIPSPFDSWLAHRGLKTLHLRVRQASNSAQRIAEYLSQHSAVLKVNYPGLKSHKNHDVVLRQQRDGLGGGMISFRIAGGAKGAAVFTSSTKLFTLAESLGGIESLIEVPAIMTHGGIPKEEREANGVYDDLVRVSVGIEDTEDLLKDIEQALQKVASV
- a CDS encoding ER chaperone/ER translocation nucleotide exchange factor, putative (Similar to C. albicans SIL1) — protein: MKFSVLVLLASYLVGVSSSIVDTSEELICPDPENPLDCYPKLFVPTNEWQTIKRGQDIPSGLHVRLNIDTLEKEAKLMSTDGKDEPVQEVVVGGELQDHSKEAISENLQKLHERKHPQVKQEHALRTKVSKGDLSNFDAACSEVENFKPHESDLERLHLALDTLEELSHDIEFGVKLTSDKTTFQSLLNIANSVSDPKVTEKVYRVMGSSLRNNPEAISNILTNFDKSYVDNLFEHLPNEDDVLQKRILGIIQALVQNSHFARQYFSFDHSSGLNDLIAIFPKLGSSSKARASNILEDLQLFPATNDRRSIEDQDPESQVSKFIQNSFVGNKLDEKNFKPYFDQLVSLHESNKSLRPSGDFLSWLAEEAESRKENKKRNDYSQEDQEFDEYMLRARHEVFGNPMGLRKAIADEL
- a CDS encoding 60S acidic ribosomal protein P2 (Similar to C. albicans RPP2A;~spliced gene, start codon is formed by splicing the single-base exon ('A' residue) to the second exon), giving the protein MKYLAAYLLLVNAGNATPSAADVKAVLSAANIEIEEEKVEKLISELDGKNVEELIVEGNEKLSSVPTGAPAAAAGGASAAAGGEAAEEAAEEEAAEESDDDMGFGLFD